One Triticum dicoccoides isolate Atlit2015 ecotype Zavitan chromosome 5B, WEW_v2.0, whole genome shotgun sequence genomic window carries:
- the LOC119305732 gene encoding uncharacterized protein LOC119305732 — protein MDRRPEGGRARKRAREEPDQAADFPFDEAAAAADAGEAWRRPPGVFQFPWQKCRGGLGVAGGGGWELRDVFFHSLVDGGAAAIGVPGDRLVSPPPPSKQRALFDDVDAWLAAAADGEVDPVWRSAISGAGPSASAV, from the coding sequence ATGGATCGGCGGCCGGAGGGCGGCAGGgcgaggaagcgcgcgcgggaggagcCGGACCAGGCGGCGGACTTCCCCTTCGACgaggcggcggccgcggccgaCGCCGGGGAGGCGTGGCGGAGGCCGCCGGGCGTGTTCCAGTTTCCGTGGCAGAAGTGCCGCGGCGGGCTCGgcgtggccggcggcggcggctgggagctGCGGGACGTCTTCTTCCACTCCCTCgtcgacggcggcgccgcggccATCGGCGTGCCGGGCGACCGCCtcgtctcgccgccgccgcccagcaaGCAGCGCGCGCTCTTCGACGACGTCGACGCctggctcgccgccgccgccgacggcgagGTCGACCCCGTTTGGCGGTCGGCGATCAGCGGCGCCGGGCCCTCCGCGTCGGCGGTGTGA
- the LOC119310609 gene encoding probable galacturonosyltransferase 4, giving the protein MAGAARGRRCRGAVLLLLAASVLAPLVLYGRFPVSPLPDSAVARGAFDRGDGSGSNLVWPHMAASEVSLAKDLTIERLGEHKNRVLSATDDWQAVEVARSHPSEKKIDTWEDPASRDAHQVVAVGNDSAQSTQDDMIKEVVSTDGRADGFRDPDDSKEAEEQDGQGMDEKELQDATELEHKDGSGASENNIAGTDTAGNLTLSLNKESAADTSSDQTTHASTNADLATSASSTYHSATSPDATIRIIKDQLIRAKTYLGVLASRGNHGTAKELRARMKDIQRALGDATDDGMLPQNVHGKIKAMEQTLARIKRMHDGCSGAVNRLRTSLHSTEERLQSHRKDANYLAQLAAKSLPKGLHCLPLRLTNEYYSSNSNNKDFPNTEKLEDPELHHYAVFSDNVLAAAVVVNSTLVHAKKPANHVFHIVTDRLNYAAMKMWFLANPLGEAAVQVQNIEEFTWLNSSYSPVLKQLESSSMIDYYFGSGKARPGENPKFRNPKYLSILNHLRFYLPEIFPKLNKVLFLDDDTVVQQDLSALWSIDLKGKVNGAVETCGESFHRFDKYLNFSNPLIASNFDPHACGWAYGMNMFDLSEWRKQNITDVYHTWQNLNEDRLLWKLGSLPAGLVTFWNHTFPLDRSWHLLGLGYNPNVNEKEIRRASVIHYNGNLKPWLEIGLSKYRKYWSRHVNYDQVFIRECNINP; this is encoded by the exons ATGGCGGGGGCCGCGCGGGGCCGGCGGTGCCGGGGCGCGGTGCTGCTGCTGCTCGCCGCGTCCGTGCTCGCGCCCCTCGTGCTCTACGGCCGCTTCCCCGTCTCGCCCCTCCCGGACTCTGCGG TGGCGAGGGGCGCGTTCGATCGCGGCGACGGGTCCGGCTCCAATCTGGTGTGGCCGCATATGGCCGCCTCCGAGGTTTCTCTCGCCAAAG ATTTGACGATTGAGAGGCTAGGGGAGCACAAGAACCGGGTGCTGTCGGCGACTGACGACTGGCAAGCAGTTGAGGTAGCCAGGAGCCATCCATCAGAAAAGAAAATCGATACGTGGGAGGACCCTGCGTCGCGGGATGCCCATCAGGTGGTTGCTGTGGGAAATGACAGTGCTCAGTCGACACAGGATGACATGATAAAGGAAGTTGTTAGCACCGACGGACGAGCAGATGGATTTCGTGATCCTGACGATAGCAAGGAAGCTGAAGAGCAGGATGGACAAGGGATGGATGAAAAGGAGTTGCAGGATGCAACTGAGCTAGAGCACAAAGATGGATCTGGCGCATCTGAGAATAACATTGCTGGAACAGATACTGCTGGAAACCTGACATTGTCTTTGAATAAG GAAAGCGCTGCTGATACATCATCTGATCAAACTACACATGCTAGTACCAATGCTGATCTCGCCACATCAGCGAGTAGCACTTATCATTCCGCAACTTCCCCAGATGCTACAATCCGCATCATCAAGGACCAATTGATAAGAGCAAAGACATATCTTGGCGTTCTAGCTTCTAGAGGAAATCATGGTACTGCCAAGGAGTTACGTGCACGAATGAAGGATATCCAACGAGCACTTGGTGATGCAACCGATGATGGGATGCTTCCTCAGAA TGTCCATGGCAAAATAAAAGCGATGGAGCAGACGCTGGCTAGGATCAAGAGAATGCATGATGGTTGCTCAGGTGCTGTGAACAGGCTCCGTACAAGCCTTCACTCAACAGAGGAGCGTCTTCAATCTCACAGAAAAGATGCCAACTATCTAGCTCAACTAGCAGCAAAATCTTTACCCAAAGGACTCCATTGTCTGCCATTGCGGCTTACAAATGAATATTATTCCAGCAACTCCAACAATAAGGATTTTCCAAATACGGAGAAGTTGGAAGACCCTGAACTCCATCACTATGCAGTTTTCTCAGATAATGTATTGGCTGCTGCAGTGGTTGTTAACTCCACTCTTGTTCATGCTAAG AAACCAGCAAACCATGTCTTCCACATTGTGACAGATCGGCTTAACTACGCTGCAATGAAGATGTGGTTCTTGGCTAATCCCTTGGGTGAAGCTGCGGTTCAGGTTCAGAACATTGAAGAGTTTACCTGGCTGAACTCAAGCTACAGCCCAGTTCTGAAGCAGTTAGAATCCAGTTCGATGATTGATTACTACTTCGGGAGTGGGAAGGCTAGGCCGGGTGAAAATCCCAAATTCCGGAACCCAAAGTACCTGTCGATTCTCAATCATCTGAGGTTCTATCTCCCTGAGATATTCCCGAAGCTTAACAAGGTGTTATTTCTAGACGATGATACCGTGGTGCAGCAGGACCTAAGTGCGCTTTGGTCGATAGATCTCAAAGGCAAGGTCAACGGTGCTGTTGAGACCTGTGGAGAGAGCTTCCACAGGTTTGATAAATACCTCAACTTCTCCAATCCTCTAATTGCCAGCAATTTTGATCCACATGCTTGCGGTTGGGCATATGGCATGAACATGTTTGATTTGTCCGAGTGGAGAAAGCAAAACATCACCGACGTCTACCACACCTGGCAGAACCTG AATGAAGACAGGCTACTATGGAAGCTAGGCAGCCTCCCTGCAGGCCTTGTGACGTTTTGGAACCATACTTTCCCGCTTGATCGCTCGTGGCATCTTCTGGGGCTCGGGTACAACCCGAACGTCAACGAGAAGGAGATCAGGCGGGCATCCGTCATTCACTACAATGGGAACCTGAAACCCTGGCTCGAGATCGGGCTGTCGAAATACCGAAAATACTGGTCGCGGCATGTCAATTACGATCAAGTGTTTATACGGGAGTGCAACATAAACCCCTGA